Proteins from a genomic interval of Peromyscus leucopus breed LL Stock chromosome 12, UCI_PerLeu_2.1, whole genome shotgun sequence:
- the Adipoq gene encoding adiponectin isoform X2 produces the protein MLLLWLQAVLLLLVLPIHAEVTPAEEPGVLVPPPKETCAGWMAGIPGHPGHNGTPGRDGRDGTPGEKGEKGDAGLLGPKGETGDVGVTGAEGPRGFPGIPGRKGEPGEGAYVYRSAFSVGLETGVTVPNVPIRFTKIFYNQQNHYDSSTGKFYCNIPGLYYFSYHITVYMKDVKVSLFKKDKAVLFTYDQYQEKNVDQASGSVLLHLEVGDQVWLQVYGDGNHSGLYADNVNDCTFTGFLLYHDTN, from the exons atgctgctgctgtggctgcaaGCTGTCCTGTTGCTGTTAGTCCTGCCCATCCATGCTGAGGTTACCCCAGCTGAAGAGCCGGGAGTCCTGGTCCCTCCACCCAAGGAAACTTGTGCAGGTTGGATGGCAGGCATCCCAGGACATCCTGGCCACAATGGGACACCAGGCCGTGATGGCAGGGATGGCACTCCTGGCGAGAAGGGTGAGAAAGGAGATGCAG GTCTTCTTGGTCCTAAGGGGGAGACAGGAGATGTTGGAGTGACAGGAGCTGAGGGGCCCCGAGGCTTTCCTGGAATCCCCGGCAGGAAAGGAGAGCCTGGAGAAGGTGCTTATGTGTACCGCTCAGCGTTCAGCGTGGGGCTGGAGACCGGAGTCACTGTCCCCAATGTTCCCATCCGCTTTACTAAGATCTTCTACAACCAACAGAACCATTACGACAGTAGCACTGGGAAATTCTACTGCAACATTCCAGGGCTCTACTATTTCTCCTACCATATCACGGTGTACATGAAAGACGTGAAGGTGAGTCTCTTCAAGAAGGACAAGGCTGTTCTCTTCACCTATGACCAGTATCAGGAGAAGAACGTGGATCAGGCCTCCGGCTCTGTGCTCCTCCACCTGGAGGTGGGCGACCAAGTCTGGCTCCAGGTGTATGGAGATGGGAATCATAGCGGACTCTATGCAGATAATGTCAATGACTGTACCTTCACAGGCTTCCTTCTGTACCATGACACCAACTGA
- the Adipoq gene encoding adiponectin isoform X1 has translation MLDVASSPGLWKGFSQGWGNSYRKGLRMLLLWLQAVLLLLVLPIHAEVTPAEEPGVLVPPPKETCAGWMAGIPGHPGHNGTPGRDGRDGTPGEKGEKGDAGLLGPKGETGDVGVTGAEGPRGFPGIPGRKGEPGEGAYVYRSAFSVGLETGVTVPNVPIRFTKIFYNQQNHYDSSTGKFYCNIPGLYYFSYHITVYMKDVKVSLFKKDKAVLFTYDQYQEKNVDQASGSVLLHLEVGDQVWLQVYGDGNHSGLYADNVNDCTFTGFLLYHDTN, from the exons atgCTGGATGTAGCGTCTTCCCCGGGACTCTGGAAAGGATTttctcagggctggggaaatTCCTACAGGAAAG GGCTCaggatgctgctgctgtggctgcaaGCTGTCCTGTTGCTGTTAGTCCTGCCCATCCATGCTGAGGTTACCCCAGCTGAAGAGCCGGGAGTCCTGGTCCCTCCACCCAAGGAAACTTGTGCAGGTTGGATGGCAGGCATCCCAGGACATCCTGGCCACAATGGGACACCAGGCCGTGATGGCAGGGATGGCACTCCTGGCGAGAAGGGTGAGAAAGGAGATGCAG GTCTTCTTGGTCCTAAGGGGGAGACAGGAGATGTTGGAGTGACAGGAGCTGAGGGGCCCCGAGGCTTTCCTGGAATCCCCGGCAGGAAAGGAGAGCCTGGAGAAGGTGCTTATGTGTACCGCTCAGCGTTCAGCGTGGGGCTGGAGACCGGAGTCACTGTCCCCAATGTTCCCATCCGCTTTACTAAGATCTTCTACAACCAACAGAACCATTACGACAGTAGCACTGGGAAATTCTACTGCAACATTCCAGGGCTCTACTATTTCTCCTACCATATCACGGTGTACATGAAAGACGTGAAGGTGAGTCTCTTCAAGAAGGACAAGGCTGTTCTCTTCACCTATGACCAGTATCAGGAGAAGAACGTGGATCAGGCCTCCGGCTCTGTGCTCCTCCACCTGGAGGTGGGCGACCAAGTCTGGCTCCAGGTGTATGGAGATGGGAATCATAGCGGACTCTATGCAGATAATGTCAATGACTGTACCTTCACAGGCTTCCTTCTGTACCATGACACCAACTGA